In Pseudoxanthomonas indica, the following are encoded in one genomic region:
- a CDS encoding VOC family protein, with protein MAGFIIDCQTNDLSAASRFWSQALGLAITVKDDGGVGLYDRLQPAAGGLHVEVQKVEHASRVHVDIAAKDLDAEVQRLEALGARRVKFAHERWWVMEAPTGQRFCVVPDEA; from the coding sequence CTGGCCGGCTTCATCATTGATTGCCAGACCAACGATCTCTCCGCCGCCAGCCGCTTTTGGAGCCAGGCGCTGGGTCTGGCGATCACCGTCAAGGATGACGGCGGCGTGGGCCTGTACGACCGCCTGCAACCCGCCGCCGGCGGTCTGCACGTGGAAGTGCAGAAGGTCGAACACGCCTCTCGCGTGCATGTGGACATTGCGGCCAAGGATCTCGATGCGGAAGTGCAACGCCTGGAAGCCCTGGGCGCGCGCCGGGTGAAGTTTGCCCACGAACGCTGGTGGGTGATGGAAGCGCCGACCGGCCAGCGCTTCTGCGTGG